A stretch of DNA from Maridesulfovibrio sp.:
TTCCAGCTTACAAGGCCCCGGTTCTGCCGGGGCTTTCTTATGCATCATACTGAAAGTTTCTTTTGACCGAATTTTCTAATTAACATACTGTTTGTTTACTGGGAGATTTGCTTTTCTTTTCGGCAGTGTTTTTGTGGTACGGTGGCGGGTAGGCTCTTTATTCTCATGGCTACCTGATCTATCGAATTATGTTCATGAAACTGGCTTGCTGTTCGTACGTAAAACGTTCATCTTCGGCAGGAACGTTTTCTATGGGTAGCTGTTTTTTGTCCGTGAGTAGAGTCTGTTGGGCATAATAGTGAAAAAAATTGTCGGAAGTTACGGGGATCAACAAAATTAGCTCCGCAGAGCGGAATGCCGTGTTACATATTTTTTCTGCGGATTTCAGTGAGGTAGTCGGTCATGGAGAAAATTGAAAATCTGGCTGGTTATATTGACCACACGCTGCTTGATGTGTCAGCAGGTCATGCGGACATTGAGCGGCTTTGCAATGAGGCTTTGGAGTATGGGTTTGCATCCGTATGCGTTCATCCCTGTCACATTGTTCAGGCTGCCGGAATCCTGGAGGGTTCCAGCATCAAGGTCTGTTCCGTCATCGGCTTTCCGTGCGGTTCCAATATGCCGGATGTAAAGATGCTTGAAGCCATGCGCGCTGTAGCCAAGGGGGCTCAGGAGCTGGATATGGTGGTGAACATATCCGCGCTCAAGGCCGGTGACCGCAAGGCTTTCATGCAGGATATTTTCATGACCGTGGAGGGTGCCGGGGATGCTCCGGTCAAGGCCATAATCGAAACAGGACTTCTGGACGGCGAGGAGAAAAAGCTGGCCTGTGAACTGGCCGTGACAGCGGGAGCGTCATTTGTGAAAACGTGTACCGGTTTCGGCCCCGGCGGGGCCACTGTGGATGATATACGCCTGATGCGCTCAATTGTGGGAGATTCCATCGGGGTCAAGGCCAGCGGGGGAATCAGAACTTTCGAGCAGGCCTGTGAACTGTTGAATGCAGGAGCGAGCCGCCTTGGAACTTCGTCTTCTGTAAAAATTGTCGGGAGTTGATTTTTGTCCGCTAAAGTTGAACTGATCGCTGTGCGCAAGCCCGGCGACATTGAAAGAAAGTCGTTTGAGATTATTGATTCGGAAGTTCCGGAGCCTCGAAAATTTGATGGACTGCACTGGCAGATTGTCCGGCGCATGATCCATACCACAGCGGATTTTGAACTGATTGATCTGGTGAGATTTCATCCCTCAGCAGTGGAAAGCGGTCTGAATGCACTCCGCACCGGCTGTACCGTTGTTACCGACACGGAAATGGCCCGGTGCGGAATACCTTTGCGCCGGATGAATCCGCTCGGCTGTGAGGTCCGCTGTCTGATGAACGATCCGCAGGTTATTGCTGCTGCAAAGGCCGGGAATACCACGCGGGCGTATGCAGCCCTTGAAATGGCATCCTCAAGCCTCAAGCCGGCAGTACATGTAATCGGGAATGCGCCCACGGCTTTGTTGCGGCTGGTCGAAATGGTAAATGACGGCAGTATGGATGTTCCGGCTCTGGTCGTTGGTATGCCGGTCGGCTTTGTCAATGCAGCCGAGTCCAAGGCCTTGCTTATGGAACACGCGGAAATTCCTTATATTTCAATAGAAGGTCGCAAGGGAGGATCGGCCCTTGCCGCTTGTGTTGTAAATGCGTTGGCCGAAGCTGTTCTTGCGGAAAAAGGACTTTCTTCGGAATTGTAGATTTTGCTTATCTGTCAGTGAATTAATTTTGTGAAATTTTCCGATGTAACTTCCTATAATTGTTTTAATGTTGTAGGCTGCAGCTGTTGGATATGAATATCATGCTCATACCTGTTTTTTATGACTTACCTGCAACGGAATTGTATATGGTGCGCTGAAATATGTCGGAACCCAGGGAAACCCCTAAACGGTCATTTTTTTTCTTTAGAAAAGGTGAAAGGTCTATCTCCAGGGATCTTTCAGCGTGTCTGGTCTTTGCGCTCGCCATTATAATAGGGCTTGTGACTGCCTATGAATATATGGGTCGTTCCAAGATGCTCCGCAGGGAATTCGAAGAAAAAGCGGATAACTATATCGATCAGCTCTCCAAGTCCGTTACATTCCCGATCTGGAATTTTGATATGGGATCGGTCAAGCATGTTTGCAGTGCCTACACTCAAAACGACCTCTTTTCCAAGCTGCTGATTACCGATGTAAACGGCGACCCCCTTTTTACTTTTGTCCGTCCCGGAGAAGAGGACGAAAATCCCATCGTCCGCACCCGCGACCTTTATATCGACAAGGAAAAGATCGGCCATATCAGGCTGGAGCTTTCAAGCAGGGCGTATATCCGCAATCTAGACTGGATTCTGTTTGTGTCCAGTCTTACGTTTCTTACCTCGGTTGCCGTAATTTATGTGATTACAGGATTCCTTCTGGACTATTTTATCCGAAATCCCCTGGCCAGATTGCGCAAGGGGATGGATAAGGTCGCCATGGGGGATTTTTCATATCGATTTGAGGAATTTCAGTATATTGAGCTTCTTGAAATCGGGGCCCGGTTCAACCGTATGACCGAGGAAATTGCCAGCCGTGAAAGCAGGCTGGAAGAAGTCAACAAGGCTCTGCAGGCAGAAATTGAAAAGCGTGAAAAGGCTGCCAAGTCCCTTGCCAAGAGCGAGAAGCGGTACAGGGCACTGGTGGAAACAACGCCGGAAGGTTTCTTCATGATTGACGGCACGCAGGTGCTGCTTGATGTCAACCCCGCTTTCTGCAGACTGCTCGGCCGGACAAGGGAGGAACTGCTCGGCCGGACCGTCTCCGATGTTCTGGGAGATTATGCCGAAGAACGTTTTGCAGATCGGAACCGGGACGAGTACCGCTTTGAACTCAGTTTTACAAACATGGACGGGCGTGATGTGGATATCTATGTCAATGCCACCCATCTTTATGATGACGATCAGGTCAAGCTTACTTTTGCTTTCATTACCGATATTTCCACCTACAAGCTTATGGAAAAGGCCCTGCGGGCCTCGGAAGAGGAATACAGGACTATAGCTGAGTACACATTTGACTGGGAAATGTGGATTGCCCCGAGCGGAGCCATAAAATACGTAAGCCCTTCCTGTGAGCGTATTTCCGGTTATCCAAAAGCATATTTCATGGAAGGCCCCATGCGGGTTGAAAACATCCTGCACAAGAATGATCGGGAATATTGGCAGGCGGCCATGAACGGCCAGTTCCTCTCTCCCGATGGAACGGATATGCGTCTTTTTCGGCGTGACGGTCTTTTGCGCTGGGTTTCCCTGACCGGGCATCAGGTTATGTCCGACAGTGGAACTTCCTTGGGACTCCGCGTTTCCCTGCGGGATATAACCAAGCGCAAGTTCATGGAAAAGCAGTTGCAGTATGAGGCGCTGCATGATCCTTTGACCGGTCTTGCCAACAGAACCTTGTGCTGTGACAGGATTCTGCAGGCGGTGGAACGTTCCAGAAGACGTGAAAATTACTATTATGCAGTGATCTTCATGGATCTGGACCGGTTCAAGATCATCAACGACAGCCTCGGACACAACATAGGCGACAAACTGCTGGTTGAGGTCTCCAAGCGGCTGCTGCAGTCAATCCGGGAACTGGATACGGTATCAAGGTTCGGAGGCGATGAGTTCATCGTTGTGCTTGAAGAGCTTGCGTCCCCCCGTGAGGGTATCCGTATTGTGCGCAGGATAAGGGAGAACCTCAATGTTGCGCTTAGCATAGAGGGCCATAAAATAAACGTAGCTGCCAGTTACGGCGTGCTGCTGAGCCCGACCGAATACGATAAGCCGGAAGAGATAATCCAGAATGCCAACGTGGCAATGCATCAGGCCAAGGAATCGGGAAGGGACCGCATCAAGGTCTTCAACCGGCGCATGCTGGATCAGGCCGTTCTTGCCATGCAGCTTGAGAGCGACCTGCGTTCGGCTATCGGCGGCAATGAATTTTATCTGGATTATCAGCCTATTTATTCCATAAAGACCGGCAGAGTGGCCGGGTTCGAGGCTCTTATCCGTTGGAATCATCCGCAGCGCGGGCTGGTTATGCCCGGCGAGTTCATTCCCATGGCTGAGGAGTCGGGATTTATTTTCGAACTCGGAAACTGGGTGATTACCGAAGCCTGCCGTAGAATGAAGAGCTGGGTCAGCAATTACGAGTCCGCAGCGAAC
This window harbors:
- the deoC gene encoding deoxyribose-phosphate aldolase, whose translation is MEKIENLAGYIDHTLLDVSAGHADIERLCNEALEYGFASVCVHPCHIVQAAGILEGSSIKVCSVIGFPCGSNMPDVKMLEAMRAVAKGAQELDMVVNISALKAGDRKAFMQDIFMTVEGAGDAPVKAIIETGLLDGEEKKLACELAVTAGASFVKTCTGFGPGGATVDDIRLMRSIVGDSIGVKASGGIRTFEQACELLNAGASRLGTSSSVKIVGS
- a CDS encoding precorrin-8X methylmutase → MSAKVELIAVRKPGDIERKSFEIIDSEVPEPRKFDGLHWQIVRRMIHTTADFELIDLVRFHPSAVESGLNALRTGCTVVTDTEMARCGIPLRRMNPLGCEVRCLMNDPQVIAAAKAGNTTRAYAALEMASSSLKPAVHVIGNAPTALLRLVEMVNDGSMDVPALVVGMPVGFVNAAESKALLMEHAEIPYISIEGRKGGSALAACVVNALAEAVLAEKGLSSEL
- a CDS encoding EAL domain-containing protein, with product MSEPRETPKRSFFFFRKGERSISRDLSACLVFALAIIIGLVTAYEYMGRSKMLRREFEEKADNYIDQLSKSVTFPIWNFDMGSVKHVCSAYTQNDLFSKLLITDVNGDPLFTFVRPGEEDENPIVRTRDLYIDKEKIGHIRLELSSRAYIRNLDWILFVSSLTFLTSVAVIYVITGFLLDYFIRNPLARLRKGMDKVAMGDFSYRFEEFQYIELLEIGARFNRMTEEIASRESRLEEVNKALQAEIEKREKAAKSLAKSEKRYRALVETTPEGFFMIDGTQVLLDVNPAFCRLLGRTREELLGRTVSDVLGDYAEERFADRNRDEYRFELSFTNMDGRDVDIYVNATHLYDDDQVKLTFAFITDISTYKLMEKALRASEEEYRTIAEYTFDWEMWIAPSGAIKYVSPSCERISGYPKAYFMEGPMRVENILHKNDREYWQAAMNGQFLSPDGTDMRLFRRDGLLRWVSLTGHQVMSDSGTSLGLRVSLRDITKRKFMEKQLQYEALHDPLTGLANRTLCCDRILQAVERSRRRENYYYAVIFMDLDRFKIINDSLGHNIGDKLLVEVSKRLLQSIRELDTVSRFGGDEFIVVLEELASPREGIRIVRRIRENLNVALSIEGHKINVAASYGVLLSPTEYDKPEEIIQNANVAMHQAKESGRDRIKVFNRRMLDQAVLAMQLESDLRSAIGGNEFYLDYQPIYSIKTGRVAGFEALIRWNHPQRGLVMPGEFIPMAEESGFIFELGNWVITEACRRMKSWVSNYESAANMMMSINISGRQFSQLSLVDNILSNLSEFDLPAHNLKVEITETAIMERAKQAVEMLNRLKNAGVLVSIDDFGTGYSSMSNLQEFPLDQLKIDLSFVRKMLDSAENTEIVKAIVNLAHNLGLNVVAEGVETESQEEMLRSFGCEFGQGYLFSKPISVKEAEAFLNGDIKFGNETV